Within Vicia villosa cultivar HV-30 ecotype Madison, WI linkage group LG1, Vvil1.0, whole genome shotgun sequence, the genomic segment TGTTACTTGCATGATGTAAAGTAATATGAAGTTTACAATAAGACTTAGATTCATTTGACTGCTGTTTTATGGAGGAAATGGACACACAGTGCGTTTACAAGTAAGGGCTCAGGTCCCAACTATTTAATGACcacataattttataatttactgaaagaaatatataaagaaaaagaaCTCCACTGATTGTAAGTGCTCCCTTTAAAATATAAAGGTATAGATTACAAGGCAGAGAAGACTTTTCAAGTCTACTATTCCTAGAAAATGTTTCCTGGTTAACTTGGCAGAAAGAACCTACAAACAAAGAAAACTCTACCAACAAGATAACAAAATCCTTCTCTGTGCTTTCTTCTTTTCTCAGTCACCTTGTAAATTCACAGGTGTTTTTCCAACAACCCTTCCAATAAAAAGGTCAATATTAGAGATTAGAGACCAAACATCAAAAGCAGATACATCAATCTAACATGATATCTCTCTTCAGCAAAAACAAccttaaaaaaaaaaccataaatctTTGACCTCTGATACCTCTTCAACCATGGATGACAAAGTTGATTGGTCTCAACTCCCTACAGAGTTATGGCCAAAGATAGGAAAATATCTTGATAATCACATAGATGTCCTCAGATTTCGCAGTGCTTGTGAATCATTTCGTTCTTCTGTTCCACCTTCTCTTCCGAATTCTCCTTCTTTTCCTTTACAAATACCTCACCCCATCAACATCTCTGTAAACAGTCACCTCAACAAATCAACCATTTATCTTATTGAACCAACTGATGTAAGTTCCAACTCCAATTTACAATCTTtagcatcatcttcttcttccaaaGGTTGGTTAATTAAGATAGAAGAATCAAAGAATCTTCCTATGAGATTGTTGTGTCCGATCTCCGACCGAAAATTATCATACCCTCAAAGCAATAACAATACTGCTTTTAAGCTGTGGAACTTGTTGGATTATAGGGTCATTGAGCTATGCAAATCATATACAATTGAAAAGACTACACGTTTCTCAAGTTCTGTGCGCAAAGTTGTGTTCTATCCTAACTCTCCTTGGAATAGTGTTGAAGATTGTGTTTCGTGTTGTATCTTTCAAGAAGGTAAATTAGGAATCATGAAACATGGCGACGAAAAATGGAAACTTGTAGATGACAAGAATTTCTACTACGATGATGTTAT encodes:
- the LOC131641078 gene encoding putative F-box protein At1g65770; the encoded protein is MDDKVDWSQLPTELWPKIGKYLDNHIDVLRFRSACESFRSSVPPSLPNSPSFPLQIPHPINISVNSHLNKSTIYLIEPTDVSSNSNLQSLASSSSSKGWLIKIEESKNLPMRLLCPISDRKLSYPQSNNNTAFKLWNLLDYRVIELCKSYTIEKTTRFSSSVRKVVFYPNSPWNSVEDCVSCCIFQEGKLGIMKHGDEKWKLVDDKNFYYDDVIVFKGQFYVTDKWGTISWIDVSSLKLIQFSPPLCGFGNKKHLVESCGSLYVVDRYYESSENMRRNNVGRRHDRDAVVECFKVYMLDEEWGKWVDVKNLRERAFILSNSCNFSVSAEHLIGYQGNCIYFRDTFDVRMYNLDDHRITTVDFYSSIDKTMWSHLPWMRC